Proteins encoded together in one Bacteroides ovatus window:
- a CDS encoding aspartate:alanine exchanger family transporter → MFTDLLHSSYFSLFLIVALGFMLGRIKIRGLSLDVSAVIFIALLFGHFGVIIPKELGNFGLVLFIFTIGIQAGPGFFDSFRSKGKTLILITMLIICSACLTAVGLKYAFDIDTPSIVGLIAGALTSTPGLAVAIDSTNSPLASIAYGIAYPFGVIGVILFVKLLPKIMRVDLDKEARRLEIERRGQFPELTTCIYRVTNSHVFNRNLMQINARGMTGAVISRLKHNDEISIPTAHTVLREGDYIQAVGSEESLNQLAVLIGKREEGELPLDKTQEIESLLLTKKDMINKQLGDLNLQKNFGCTVTRVRRSGIDLSPSPDLALKFGDKLMVVGEKEGLKGVARLLGNNAKKLSDTDFFPIAMGIVLGVLFGKINISFSDSLSFSPGLTGGVLMVALVLSAIGKTGPIIWSMSGPANQLLRQLGLLLFLAEVGTSAGKNLVATFQESGLLMFGVGAAITLIPMLVAAIVGRLVFKISLLDLLGTITGGMTSTPGLAAADSMVDSNIPSVAYATVYPIAMVFLILFIQIIASAVY, encoded by the coding sequence ATGTTTACTGACTTATTGCATTCCTCTTATTTTTCCCTTTTCCTGATTGTCGCATTAGGGTTTATGCTGGGAAGAATAAAAATCAGAGGATTATCTCTCGATGTGTCGGCAGTTATTTTCATTGCCCTTCTTTTCGGGCATTTTGGTGTTATCATTCCTAAAGAATTAGGAAACTTCGGTTTGGTGCTCTTCATTTTTACCATCGGTATTCAGGCAGGGCCCGGATTCTTCGATTCTTTCCGCAGTAAAGGAAAGACGCTTATTCTCATTACTATGCTTATAATTTGTTCCGCCTGCCTGACCGCAGTCGGGTTGAAGTACGCATTTGATATTGATACACCGAGTATTGTCGGTCTGATTGCCGGTGCGTTGACCAGTACACCGGGTCTGGCGGTTGCTATTGACAGTACCAATTCTCCTTTGGCATCCATTGCTTACGGTATCGCATATCCGTTTGGAGTAATCGGCGTGATTCTGTTTGTCAAACTGTTACCTAAAATTATGCGGGTAGATTTGGATAAAGAAGCCCGTCGCCTGGAGATAGAACGTCGCGGACAATTTCCAGAACTGACTACTTGTATCTACCGTGTCACCAATTCGCATGTGTTCAACCGTAACCTGATGCAAATTAATGCACGCGGTATGACGGGCGCTGTTATTTCCCGTCTGAAGCACAATGATGAAATATCTATTCCTACAGCCCATACAGTGCTGCGTGAAGGAGACTACATACAAGCCGTAGGTAGCGAAGAATCATTAAATCAGCTTGCTGTGTTAATCGGTAAGAGAGAAGAAGGCGAACTGCCTTTGGATAAAACGCAGGAAATAGAATCTTTACTGTTGACCAAAAAGGACATGATAAATAAACAACTGGGTGATTTGAACTTACAGAAAAATTTTGGTTGTACAGTGACTCGTGTCCGTCGAAGCGGTATTGATTTGTCTCCATCTCCAGATCTCGCTTTGAAGTTTGGTGATAAATTGATGGTTGTCGGTGAGAAAGAAGGACTTAAAGGAGTAGCCCGCCTGCTGGGTAACAATGCGAAGAAACTGTCTGATACGGATTTCTTCCCCATTGCGATGGGTATTGTACTGGGAGTGCTGTTCGGCAAAATAAATATATCTTTCTCTGATAGTCTGTCATTCTCTCCGGGACTGACCGGCGGAGTATTGATGGTAGCCCTTGTGTTGAGTGCGATTGGTAAGACAGGCCCCATCATCTGGTCTATGTCCGGACCTGCCAATCAGTTGTTGCGCCAGTTAGGTCTGCTTCTTTTTCTTGCCGAAGTGGGAACTTCTGCCGGTAAGAATCTGGTAGCCACTTTCCAGGAAAGCGGATTGCTGATGTTCGGAGTAGGAGCTGCCATCACATTGATACCGATGCTTGTAGCAGCTATTGTCGGACGTCTGGTATTTAAAATCAGTCTGCTCGATTTGCTGGGAACGATAACGGGAGGTATGACGAGTACTCCGGGACTTGCTGCTGCCGATTCAATGGTGGACAGTAACATACCGAGCGTAGCTTACGCAACTGTTTATCCGATTGCCATGGTATTTCTGATTCTGTTTATTCAAATCATAGCTTCGGCAGTATATTAA
- a CDS encoding TonB-dependent receptor, with the protein MKPTFIISLLLFSFIATCTTLAQHSTYHISGRVTDTEGEPLPGATISIKGKGTGAVTSVDGTYTLQLPGTGTYLITASYVGYQPQEKRLTVGKEKRLSFRLSEDQFDLGTVVVTGTRTPKLLKDAPIITRVITADDIKKVDATNVGQLLQSELPGIEFSYSMDQQVSINMQGFGGNSVLFLVDGERLAGETLNNVDYNRLNLDNVERVEIVKGAASTLYGSSAVGGVINIITRDSEDPWNLNVNSRFGEHNDQRYGGTFSFKAGKFNSQTNVQHTMSDSYDVPEGDVTTIFGNRTWNVKERLVYRPIEQLKLTARGGYYFRERDKTGDSKDRYRDFSGGLKANYDFNIMSNLEVAYTFDQYDKSDYLTPYKYDVRDYSNVQHSVRALYNYTFNDKNILTVGGDYMRDYLLSYQFTNNGSYTMHSADAFGQFDWNPTEHFNVISGVRFDYFSQSNVRHISPHIGLMYKIANCSLRGSYSQGFRSPTLKEMYMNFDMANAMMIYGNPDLKSETSHNFSLSAEYTKNRYNFTVSGYYNLVNDRIDLTSFRDTDGRWAQLYINTEKVDIAGVDINASAKYPCGLGIRVSYGYLHEFMRDGQMKFSSTRPHSATARIEYGKSWDNYQFNLSLNGRALSKVETNKYVGNNPDEGTTGVTYPGYTMWNLTLTQGIWKGVSLNMAVNNIFNYVPSYYDANSPYTRGSNFSIGLALDVDRFFRK; encoded by the coding sequence ATGAAACCTACATTTATAATCTCATTATTGCTTTTTTCATTTATAGCAACTTGCACCACATTAGCACAACACTCAACTTATCACATCAGCGGACGTGTAACTGATACAGAAGGGGAACCTCTCCCCGGTGCAACGATTTCCATCAAAGGTAAAGGAACCGGAGCCGTCACATCCGTCGACGGCACATATACATTACAACTCCCCGGAACCGGTACATACCTCATCACCGCCTCGTATGTAGGCTATCAGCCACAAGAAAAAAGACTGACTGTAGGGAAAGAGAAAAGACTAAGTTTCCGCTTATCGGAAGATCAGTTTGACCTGGGAACAGTGGTTGTCACAGGTACACGTACTCCCAAATTACTGAAAGATGCTCCTATCATCACTCGTGTAATCACAGCAGACGATATAAAGAAGGTAGATGCAACCAACGTAGGACAATTATTACAATCGGAACTGCCGGGCATTGAATTTTCCTATTCAATGGATCAGCAGGTTTCTATCAATATGCAGGGATTCGGAGGAAACTCTGTACTCTTCCTGGTAGATGGCGAACGTCTGGCAGGGGAAACTTTAAACAACGTCGACTACAACCGATTGAACCTCGATAACGTGGAACGGGTAGAAATTGTAAAAGGGGCTGCCTCTACTCTCTATGGTTCCAGTGCAGTAGGTGGCGTAATCAACATCATCACCCGTGATTCCGAGGACCCATGGAATTTAAATGTAAACAGCCGCTTCGGTGAACATAACGACCAACGATATGGCGGAACTTTCAGTTTCAAAGCCGGTAAATTCAACAGCCAGACGAATGTGCAACATACAATGTCCGATTCTTACGACGTACCGGAAGGAGATGTGACAACCATCTTCGGAAACCGCACATGGAATGTGAAAGAACGTCTTGTTTACAGACCGATTGAACAGTTGAAACTGACTGCACGCGGAGGTTATTATTTCCGCGAACGGGATAAGACCGGAGACAGCAAAGACCGTTATCGTGATTTCAGCGGAGGTCTGAAAGCCAACTATGATTTCAACATCATGAGTAATCTGGAAGTTGCCTATACATTCGACCAATATGATAAAAGTGATTATCTGACCCCATACAAATACGATGTCCGTGATTACAGCAATGTGCAACATAGCGTACGCGCACTCTACAATTACACCTTCAACGATAAAAACATTCTGACCGTAGGAGGAGATTATATGCGTGACTATCTATTGTCTTATCAATTTACCAACAATGGAAGTTATACCATGCACTCGGCAGATGCATTCGGACAGTTCGACTGGAACCCGACCGAACATTTCAACGTAATCAGCGGGGTACGTTTCGACTATTTCTCACAATCTAACGTACGTCATATATCTCCGCACATCGGACTGATGTACAAAATAGCCAACTGCTCCCTCCGTGGCTCATACTCACAGGGATTCCGCTCTCCTACCCTCAAAGAAATGTATATGAACTTCGACATGGCAAATGCCATGATGATTTATGGTAATCCCGACCTGAAATCGGAGACGAGCCACAACTTCTCGCTCTCGGCGGAATATACCAAGAACCGTTACAATTTTACCGTTTCAGGATATTACAACCTTGTCAATGACCGGATCGACCTGACTTCATTCCGCGACACTGACGGAAGATGGGCACAGCTATATATCAATACAGAGAAAGTAGACATCGCCGGTGTGGATATCAACGCCTCCGCCAAATATCCTTGTGGTCTGGGAATACGTGTTTCTTACGGATACCTCCACGAGTTTATGCGCGACGGACAAATGAAATTCTCCAGTACCCGCCCACATTCAGCGACCGCACGTATCGAATACGGCAAATCATGGGATAATTATCAATTCAATCTTTCCCTGAACGGACGTGCGTTATCCAAAGTAGAAACCAATAAATATGTGGGCAATAATCCGGATGAAGGGACTACCGGAGTGACTTATCCGGGATATACGATGTGGAACCTGACGTTGACACAAGGGATCTGGAAAGGAGTCAGCCTGAATATGGCCGTCAACAACATATTTAATTATGTTCCGAGCTATTATGACGCAAACTCTCCTTATACCCGGGGAAGCAACTTCTCCATCGGACTTGCATTAGACGTAGACAGGTTCTTCAGAAAATAG
- a CDS encoding HmuY family protein, translating to MKRSRNAIFKYTIVLGAAMSLSACNGIFENIYDAPIETEMEIKENSFSQVKTVEYTEWAYINLSERTVTTVKIGEEYESQIPDKWDFAIHRYDIKTNEGAAYKTTYTSIDEFKATGKLPKAEDFVKDEWTTDKIAIDMSGMMDGNIIYTESYRNAVLSSWLDVNTATMPPVYTMSNQVFLIRLKDNTYAAIRFTNYMNARGIKGYIDFDFQYPLEFEDNNNETNQQE from the coding sequence ATGAAAAGAAGCAGGAACGCTATTTTCAAATATACTATAGTACTGGGAGCGGCAATGTCGCTCTCTGCTTGTAATGGAATATTTGAAAATATTTATGATGCCCCCATCGAAACGGAGATGGAAATCAAGGAGAACAGCTTTTCACAAGTCAAGACTGTTGAATATACAGAATGGGCCTACATTAACCTTTCGGAACGTACAGTTACCACCGTTAAAATCGGAGAGGAATATGAGAGTCAAATTCCTGATAAGTGGGATTTCGCTATTCATCGTTATGATATAAAAACCAATGAGGGTGCTGCCTACAAAACAACTTACACAAGTATCGACGAGTTTAAAGCAACAGGTAAACTGCCTAAAGCGGAAGATTTTGTAAAAGATGAATGGACAACCGATAAAATAGCTATTGACATGTCGGGCATGATGGACGGAAACATTATCTACACAGAGTCTTACCGTAATGCTGTTCTTTCCAGCTGGCTGGACGTTAATACCGCAACAATGCCTCCGGTATACACCATGTCAAACCAAGTCTTTTTGATACGTTTGAAAGACAATACATACGCCGCGATCCGTTTTACCAACTACATGAATGCCAGAGGTATAAAAGGATATATTGACTTCGATTTCCAATATCCGCTTGAGTTCGAGGACAACAACAATGAAACTAATCAACAAGAATGA
- a CDS encoding cation diffusion facilitator family transporter — MEPHHHHEHSHRLTSLNKAFIIGIALNITFVIVEFGVGFYYNSLGLLSDAGHNLGDVASLVLAMLAFRLEKVHPNSRYTYGYKKSTILVSLLNAVILLIAVGIIIAESIDKLFHPVSVDGSAIAWTAGVGVVINALTAWLFMKDKDKDLNVKGAYLHMAADTLVSVGVVASGIIITYTGWSIIDPIIGLGIAVIIIVSTWGLLHDSLRLSLDGVPVGIDAQKIQQLIVEQPGVENCHHLHIWALSTTETALTAHVVIDNITQLEEVKHHIKEALEEAGIHHATLEFEDERATCSNECCED; from the coding sequence ATGGAACCTCATCATCACCACGAACATAGTCATCGGTTGACATCGCTCAATAAAGCTTTTATCATAGGCATCGCTCTGAATATAACTTTTGTCATAGTAGAATTCGGAGTAGGATTTTATTATAATTCTTTGGGGTTACTTTCCGATGCCGGGCATAATTTGGGTGATGTAGCCAGTCTGGTACTTGCCATGTTGGCCTTCCGGTTGGAGAAAGTTCACCCTAATAGTCGTTACACGTATGGATATAAGAAGAGTACGATACTTGTTTCTTTATTAAATGCAGTTATACTGTTGATTGCTGTTGGCATTATTATTGCCGAGAGCATAGACAAATTATTTCATCCGGTTTCGGTTGATGGTTCCGCTATCGCATGGACAGCTGGGGTGGGAGTGGTCATCAATGCGCTTACTGCATGGCTTTTCATGAAAGATAAAGATAAGGATCTGAATGTGAAGGGGGCCTACTTGCACATGGCAGCAGATACACTGGTATCTGTCGGTGTAGTTGCTTCCGGTATTATTATTACGTATACAGGATGGAGCATCATTGACCCGATTATCGGACTTGGCATTGCTGTTATTATTATTGTCTCTACCTGGGGATTGCTTCATGACAGTCTCCGGTTGTCTTTGGATGGAGTACCAGTGGGGATAGACGCTCAAAAGATACAGCAACTTATCGTGGAACAACCCGGTGTGGAGAATTGCCATCACTTGCATATTTGGGCGTTAAGCACAACGGAAACCGCTCTGACTGCCCACGTTGTCATTGATAATATCACACAGTTGGAGGAAGTGAAACATCATATAAAGGAAGCACTCGAAGAGGCAGGCATTCATCATGCCACTTTGGAGTTTGAAGACGAAAGAGCTACTTGCAGCAACGAATGTTGTGAGGATTAA
- a CDS encoding calycin-like domain-containing protein has translation MKILNFWMVALMAISLSSTFVSCSDNDDDEPNFAKEIAGAYKGYSVGACNMFSDYLLGDESTATITANEDGTINLVYKSGSGDFTLNNLKLSSNKSFSGSGEVAMSMGGSTGGSYDYTLEGSVDGSKVLSLKANVDIPVPMGKMEIDFIQGETPVGYYIKDTYKYQTNLSLSVTTPGGNTTESTEDCKVIIENPTGSTVDVTISGFNNTSGSMNYFEKFTVKGVNVTKANDGSYSLNIGSFEADTQKTTGEILAITGTSLSGTVKSDGTTTITVVFKPGSMPWDITADFTGSNTNSAQ, from the coding sequence ATGAAAATCTTAAACTTTTGGATGGTTGCCCTTATGGCAATATCTCTTTCTTCTACTTTCGTTTCTTGTAGCGACAACGACGACGATGAACCTAACTTTGCCAAAGAAATAGCAGGAGCTTATAAAGGTTATTCAGTCGGCGCATGCAATATGTTCTCTGATTATTTGTTGGGTGATGAATCCACAGCAACAATCACTGCCAACGAAGATGGTACCATCAATTTGGTATATAAATCCGGATCTGGAGATTTCACTCTGAATAATTTAAAACTTTCTTCTAATAAGTCTTTCAGCGGTTCCGGTGAAGTTGCCATGTCTATGGGCGGCAGCACAGGCGGTAGCTACGACTACACATTAGAAGGTAGTGTAGATGGTTCTAAAGTGTTAAGTTTGAAAGCCAATGTTGATATTCCTGTACCTATGGGAAAAATGGAGATTGATTTCATACAAGGAGAAACTCCTGTTGGTTATTATATAAAAGATACTTATAAATACCAAACTAATTTATCTCTTTCAGTCACTACTCCAGGAGGAAATACCACTGAATCTACTGAGGATTGCAAAGTTATCATCGAAAACCCAACAGGCAGTACAGTAGATGTTACCATTAGCGGCTTCAATAACACAAGCGGTTCTATGAATTATTTTGAAAAGTTCACTGTAAAGGGAGTAAATGTTACTAAAGCAAACGACGGTAGTTACTCACTCAATATCGGTAGCTTTGAAGCAGACACCCAAAAGACTACAGGAGAAATTCTGGCAATCACCGGTACGAGTTTAAGCGGTACAGTTAAGTCAGACGGAACAACTACTATTACTGTAGTTTTTAAACCAGGAAGTATGCCATGGGACATTACAGCAGATTTTACTGGAAGCAATACTAACAGCGCACAATAA
- a CDS encoding thioesterase family protein, whose translation MLEKGLQFIKEVVVKPENLAVAMGSGDLPVLATPAMVAFMENAALSAVEDQLPEGSTTVGAMIQTTHLKPTALGDTVLVTATLLEVEGRKLTFSVVASDSQGKIGEGTHIRYVVDRNKFMEKLTSR comes from the coding sequence ATGTTAGAAAAAGGATTGCAATTTATAAAGGAAGTAGTGGTTAAACCGGAAAATCTGGCAGTGGCAATGGGATCGGGTGATCTCCCTGTTCTTGCTACTCCCGCTATGGTAGCATTCATGGAAAATGCAGCTTTGTCTGCTGTTGAAGATCAACTGCCGGAAGGCAGTACAACGGTAGGAGCAATGATTCAGACTACACATCTTAAACCCACTGCATTGGGAGACACGGTTCTTGTAACAGCCACACTTCTTGAGGTAGAGGGACGAAAGTTAACATTTTCCGTAGTAGCCTCTGATTCACAGGGTAAAATTGGTGAAGGAACACATATACGTTATGTGGTAGACCGGAATAAGTTTATGGAAAAACTAACCAGTCGTTAA